From Hymenobacter sediminicola:
CGTTTTGGTTTTCGTCTTGGTGTTGCTGGCCGGAGCGGCCGGCGTAGTAGCCTTAGGAGCAGCAGTGGGGGCAGTAGGAGCAGCACCCGGCGTTACGCCCATTTTCTTCAGAATCAGGTCCGAAATATCGCCTTCTTTGGGGCCGTGAAGCAGAACTGGGCTGGCACCATCCGAATTCAGCACGTAGGTGTAGCCGTTTTCGTCAGCTACCTGATCAATAGTTTTTTGCAGCTTGTCCAAAGCAGGCTTCAGCAGCGTCTGCTGCTTCTGTTGCAGGCTTTGGTCGGCGCTGCGCTGGAACTCTTGGATAGACTGCTGCATGTTGGTCAGTTCCTTCTCCTTGTCGGCGCGTACTACGTCGGTCATGGTAGAACCGCCCTTCTGGTAGGCTTCTGCCTTGGTCTGGTACTCCTGGTATTTGCTCTTGAGCTGGTTCTCCAGCTGGGTGCTGAAAGCTTTCAGGTCAGATTCGATCTGCTTGCTTTCAGGCATCTGGCTCAGCACGTACTCTACGCTGGTATAGCCAATTTTCAGCGGACCGCTGGTAGTAGTGGCCGCCGTAGTAGGAGCCTGCGCCAACGTAGCCGTCGCCGAAGTGAAAGTGAGGGCGGCCGCAGCCAACGCAACGCGGAACATGTTCATGGTGGTCATCAAAAGGAGAACGTCTGAGAGGGTTAATATTGCAAAGTTAGTTTTTTCGGCTAGCCGGGCGAGTAGTACGGGGAGCAGGCGTGGTGGCGCCCTTCTCGGTATCTACTTCCGCGTCGTCGCCAGCCGGCGTTTTAGGCGTTGCTACGGTTTTCACGCTGCCTTTTTGCGCGGTCTGGTTGCGGTCTTCAGTAGCCAAGCCCAGCTCTTCCATCACGAATTCCGTGTAATCATGCACCGGATTGGTGTAAAGCATGGTCAGGTCGCCGGATTTATCGAACACAATAGCCAACTGCTTTTTCTTGGCCACTTTCTCAATGGCCTCGAAAACCTGGTCCTGCACCGGCTTGGTCAGTTCCTGCCGCTTCTTAAACAGTTGACCTTCGTAGCCAAAAATCTTGTTCTGATACGTTTTGATATCCTGTTCTTTCTTCAGGATTTCGTCTTGCCGCTTCTTTTTCATCGGTTCGGTCAGAAGCACTTCTTCTGCCTGATACGTCCGGTAAAGCTTGTCGAGGTCTTTTTTCTGCGCCTCGATTTCCTTCTGCCAGTTCGACGACAACGTGTTGAGTTCGGTCTGCGCCTGCGCATAGGCCGGCATCTTACTCATCAGGAATTCGGAATCGACGTAGCCAAACTTCTGAGCGAAGGATGAAGAGCCGGTTGCGACCAGCAGCACCAGCGTAGTGGCCAGCGTGGAAAGCAGTTTTTTCATAGGTACAAAAACGTAAAGCCGGCCCGCTGCTGCCATAGTTAGCGAATCTGCTGGCCGATGATGAAGTGAAACTGGTTGCGGTCCTGGGTAGCCTGCGTGCCACTTGTGCGTGGAATAGCATCGAATGCCCGACCATAGTCAAAGCCTAGCAAACCGAATGCCGACATGAAAACACGGGCACCAAAACCTGCCGACCGGTACAATTTATACGGATTGTAGTCGGTGTAGCTGTTAAAGGCGTTGCCTGCCTCCGCGAAGCTTAGAACATAAACCGTAGCCGCCGGGTTCAGCGACACTGGATAACGCAGTTCCATTACGTACTTATTGTAGGCTACCCCGCCGCTGGCACCCGACTGGGCTGTAGGCAGCGCATTCGGGTCGTTCGGGTCAGCGTAACCACGTAGGCCAATGTATTCAGTGCCTACGAGGAAGTTGCCGCCGCCGCCCGCCGCGAGGCCGGAACCGCCGAGCTTGAACCGCTCAAACGGCCCGATGGGGCGGGAACTGTTGTAGGTGCCAATATAGCCGAAGTGCGCACGGGTATTCAGCACTAGTTTGCCTACAATCGGGGTGAACCACGAGGCATCCACCATCCACTTATGGAATTCTACCCATTCGTTCACGTTCGGGTGCGAACCACTGAACACTGAGTATGGCGGTGTCAGGTTAACGCTCATTGCCAGCGACGAGCCCCGACGCGTATAGGTCGGGTTGTCGATGCTATTCCGCGACAGAGTTGTATTGAGCGTGATGTTGTTGGCGTTACCGTTGCTGAATCCCTGGAAATACGGGTAGTTTTTCAGCTTATACTGGCTTACCGACAGCGAATTGCTGAGCGTGAAGTAGTCATCAGGCCAGCGCAGGCGACGGCCCAAGCTAATAGCAGCGCTGTTCACCTTAATAGACTGCTCGGAGTTAGCGTCGAAGCTAGTTCCAACTCGCTGAATGCTCTTATTGAGGCTAAACGACAGCGAATTGGGCTTGCGGCCGCCCAGCCACGGTTCCGTGAAAGAGAAGGAGTATGCCTGGTACTGCAGACCGTTGGCCTGTACGTTCAGCGAGAGGCGCTGGCCGTCGCCGGCCGGAACTGGTGTCCAGTTGCGGAAGTCGGCAGCTTTGCGCAGCGAGAAGTTGTTGAACACCAGACCAACCGTACCAATAAAGCCGGCATAGCCACCCCAGCCACCCGAAAGCGTAATCTGGTCGGAGGGCTTCTCAACCACCGTATAGTTGATGTCCACAGTTCCATCCGCTTGGTTCGGCACCGGGTTGATACCTACCTTCTCGGGGTCGAAGTAGCCCAGTGTAGCAATTTCACGCTGGGAGCGGATCAGCAGCTCGCGGTTGAATTTGTCGCCGGGTAGCGTCCGTAGCTCGCGGCGCAGTACGTGGTCCGACGTTTTGGTATTTCCGGCAATGTTAATATCCTTGACGCGGGCCTGCACTCCTTCGGTGATGCGCATCTCAATATCAATCGAGTCGCCTTCCACCTTCGTTTCTACCGGCTCGATAGAGAAGAACAGGTACCCATCGTTCATGTAGAGCGAGGTGATATCCTGGCCTGTAGGGTTGTAGTTGAGGCGCTTGTCCAGCGTTTCTTTGCTGTATACGCTTCCCTCCTTGATGCCCAGTACTGAAGCTAGGGTCTTATCGTCGTAAAGGTAGTTGCCGGCCCAGCTGATGTTGCGGAAGTAGTATTTCGGTCCTTCATCCAGTTTTATCCGCAGTGCCAGCGCATCCCCGGTCCGCTCGAGCGTATCCGACACAATAACGGCATCACGGTAGCCTTCGGCGTTGTAAAACTCAATAAGCTTCTTCTTGTCTTCTTCGAACTCCGTGCGCTGAAACTTGCCCGAGTTCAGGAATTTAGGAAATTTCTTCTCCTTCGTTTTCTTGAACTTACCCTTCAGCTTGCTGTCTTTGAATGCTTCATTGCCTTCAAAAGCAATGTCTCGAATGCGGATCTTACCGCCTTTGTCCACATTGATTCTCAGCACCACACTATTGGACAGGCTGGAATCCGGTACTTGGGTGATGTTCACTTTGGTATCCAAGAACCCCTTGTTGGTGTAGAATTTCCGGACCTGGGTTCTGGTATTACTCAGCAGTGCATCCGTCACTACTTTACCCCGGATCAGCTTGATTTTCTTCTCCAAGTCGTCGGCCTGGCCCTTGCTGATGCCCGAAAATTCGAACTTCGACAGCCGGGGACGTTCCTTAAGGTTGAAATCAAGAAAAATGCGGTTTCCTTCGGTGCGCTCAATAGAGACACTCACGTCTCCCAAGATTCCCTGGTCCCAGAGTTTGCGAATAGCCTTGCCTATCTCCTCCCCCGGAACAGAAATTGGGTCGCCGATACGCAGACCCGTTAATCCAATCAGCGTGTTCGTATCCAGATAACGGGCACCGCTAATGGTGATGCCCCCCAACTCGTATCGTTTCGGCTCCTCGCCCGTTGTGGCTGGGGCGGTTTGCGCCAGCGTAGCCAACGGAAATCCCAGGCCAAGCGTAACTACTACTGCCGCAACCCGGCCTATTGTATGCAAAGAAGAATTCATTCTGTCGTCGAAACCTTACGAAACGGTTAGCTGCTCACTCGTCTTCCCAAAACGCCGTTCACGGCGCTGATATGCCTTGATGGCCTCCTCGAAATGCGTGCGCCGGAAATCAGGCCACAGCAAGTCAGTTATATAGAGCTCGGTGTAAGCCAACTGCCAAAGCAAAAAATTACTAATCCTCTGTTCGCCACTAGTACGAATCAGCAATTCTGGGTCGGGAATGCCTGCAGTTGTCAGATACGCTGCTACAGTATTCTCCTGTATTTCTTCCGCCTTAAGCTTTCCGATAGCAACATCAGTTGCCATGCGCTGCGCAGCTTGGGTCAGGTCCCAGCGGCCGCTATAGCTTAAGGCAAGCACCAGGGTCATCCGGTTACCATCCTTGGTCAGTTCCTTCGCTTCGGCCAGCTCGCGTTGGCAGGAAGCTGGCAGGCTCTCGATCTGGCCAATGGACTGTAGCCGAATGCTATTTTTAAGCAGCGTCGGAGTCTCCTGCCGGATAGTGTGCACCAGCAGCTGCATCAGTGCCATTACTTCATGCGCAGGCCTAGACCAGTTTTCGGTTGAAAACGCATACAGCGTCAGGTAGCGCACGCCTATCTCAGCAGCCGCCTCCACAGTTTCGCGCACCGCCGTAATGGCACTTTGGTGCCCGAAGATGCGGAGGCCGCCCTTCTGCTTAGCCCAACGTCCGTTACCGTCCATTATAACGGCAACATGGGCAGGAATATTCTGGGGGTCTATTTCGGACCGAACGGCCATTAGTACTTTTTGCGTAAAGAGGCCGCAAGTTACGCAAATGGTTGCATTCGCCCTGTTTATACAACCACTTCTAGCGCAAGAGCTTTGGGTTGTCCTTATACTGCGGTGGGCAGTTGATTTTATAAAAAGTATAGGAGATGCTTATTCCGTTGTAGAAATACCAATCCTGGTCGTGCGAATTACCAACCAAATCAGTCTGGCCGCTGGTCTGCCCATCGATATGGTCTATCTGGTCGCTGAATACTTTGCGTGCTCCAGCTTCCAAGCCTAGATTCCAGTGAGTAGAAACGGCGTATTTAAGACCGAATCCAACCGGCACTGCCAAGCCTATAATGCTGCCGCTTTGGTTTAAAGCAGGCAAGGCAGTATTGTTTGTGGCAGTAGTGGTATTGGCTAAAAAGCCGGCCAACCCCACAAACACATAGGGGGTGAAATGCACTTTGGCTTTCCGATAATGGTAGTCGAAGAAATTATACTCTACTACTGCAGAGGCTTCATAC
This genomic window contains:
- a CDS encoding DUF6089 family protein produces the protein MLRALRAQNSASHSYWLVSPTASQMTKANLFKALLVCSVQAGSVFFAQSAVAQYTSEIGVGLGGLSYKGELSPGYQFQNNRPALTAFYRKDISAPITLKGALTAGLLRADDGNVKGVNGQIAPLHAYRQANMKGSLYEASAVVEYNFFDYHYRKAKVHFTPYVFVGLAGFLANTTTATNNTALPALNQSGSIIGLAVPVGFGLKYAVSTHWNLGLEAGARKVFSDQIDHIDGQTSGQTDLVGNSHDQDWYFYNGISISYTFYKINCPPQYKDNPKLLR
- a CDS encoding OmpH family outer membrane protein — its product is MTTMNMFRVALAAAALTFTSATATLAQAPTTAATTTSGPLKIGYTSVEYVLSQMPESKQIESDLKAFSTQLENQLKSKYQEYQTKAEAYQKGGSTMTDVVRADKEKELTNMQQSIQEFQRSADQSLQQKQQTLLKPALDKLQKTIDQVADENGYTYVLNSDGASPVLLHGPKEGDISDLILKKMGVTPGAAPTAPTAAPKATTPAAPASNTKTKTKTKK
- the bamA gene encoding outer membrane protein assembly factor BamA, whose product is MNSSLHTIGRVAAVVVTLGLGFPLATLAQTAPATTGEEPKRYELGGITISGARYLDTNTLIGLTGLRIGDPISVPGEEIGKAIRKLWDQGILGDVSVSIERTEGNRIFLDFNLKERPRLSKFEFSGISKGQADDLEKKIKLIRGKVVTDALLSNTRTQVRKFYTNKGFLDTKVNITQVPDSSLSNSVVLRINVDKGGKIRIRDIAFEGNEAFKDSKLKGKFKKTKEKKFPKFLNSGKFQRTEFEEDKKKLIEFYNAEGYRDAVIVSDTLERTGDALALRIKLDEGPKYYFRNISWAGNYLYDDKTLASVLGIKEGSVYSKETLDKRLNYNPTGQDITSLYMNDGYLFFSIEPVETKVEGDSIDIEMRITEGVQARVKDINIAGNTKTSDHVLRRELRTLPGDKFNRELLIRSQREIATLGYFDPEKVGINPVPNQADGTVDINYTVVEKPSDQITLSGGWGGYAGFIGTVGLVFNNFSLRKAADFRNWTPVPAGDGQRLSLNVQANGLQYQAYSFSFTEPWLGGRKPNSLSFSLNKSIQRVGTSFDANSEQSIKVNSAAISLGRRLRWPDDYFTLSNSLSVSQYKLKNYPYFQGFSNGNANNITLNTTLSRNSIDNPTYTRRGSSLAMSVNLTPPYSVFSGSHPNVNEWVEFHKWMVDASWFTPIVGKLVLNTRAHFGYIGTYNSSRPIGPFERFKLGGSGLAAGGGGNFLVGTEYIGLRGYADPNDPNALPTAQSGASGGVAYNKYVMELRYPVSLNPAATVYVLSFAEAGNAFNSYTDYNPYKLYRSAGFGARVFMSAFGLLGFDYGRAFDAIPRTSGTQATQDRNQFHFIIGQQIR
- a CDS encoding OmpH family outer membrane protein translates to MKKLLSTLATTLVLLVATGSSSFAQKFGYVDSEFLMSKMPAYAQAQTELNTLSSNWQKEIEAQKKDLDKLYRTYQAEEVLLTEPMKKKRQDEILKKEQDIKTYQNKIFGYEGQLFKKRQELTKPVQDQVFEAIEKVAKKKQLAIVFDKSGDLTMLYTNPVHDYTEFVMEELGLATEDRNQTAQKGSVKTVATPKTPAGDDAEVDTEKGATTPAPRTTRPASRKN
- a CDS encoding isoprenyl transferase, which codes for MAVRSEIDPQNIPAHVAVIMDGNGRWAKQKGGLRIFGHQSAITAVRETVEAAAEIGVRYLTLYAFSTENWSRPAHEVMALMQLLVHTIRQETPTLLKNSIRLQSIGQIESLPASCQRELAEAKELTKDGNRMTLVLALSYSGRWDLTQAAQRMATDVAIGKLKAEEIQENTVAAYLTTAGIPDPELLIRTSGEQRISNFLLWQLAYTELYITDLLWPDFRRTHFEEAIKAYQRRERRFGKTSEQLTVS